CCTCACCAAACGTAAGCTATAACTTCACCACCTTTTCCAAGTTTTCTCGCTTGATGATCCGTCAATACACCTGCATCGGTTGAAAGAATCGCTATTCCGAGACCTTTTTGAACATACCTTATAGCGTGTTTGGGTGTATACACTCTCCTTCCGGGTTTTGAAACTCTCAAAAGCTCTCTTACGGCGCTTTGCTGTTTTCTCGGATCTAAGTACTTCAGATGCACTCTAAGGATGTATTGAGTCCCCTTTGTGTAGCCCTCGCCTTGAAGTCTTTCCCAATCCTTTATGTAGCCTTCCTTTTTTAAAAGCTCCAATATGGCTTCCTTCATCTTTGAAGAAGGCACATCCACGTAATCCCTTCTCCTGCTTATAGCGTTTTTAATAGCCGAAAACATGTCCGCTATACTATCCATTACAAACCTCCTTACCAACTTGCCTTTCTGACTCCTGGCAGTTCACCCTTTAATGCAAGCTCTCTAAAACACAGCCTACACATACTAAAGTACCTTATAAAACCTCTCGGTCTTCCACACACAGGACACCTGTTTTTGTGCCTCACGTCGTACTTAGGAAAATGTTTGATATCCTTAGCTACCTTAGCCTTTCGAGCCATAACTTCCTCCTTAAGAGCTTCTTATGGGTAGTCCCAACAAAGACAGAAGCCACAGAGCTTCTTCATCCGTTTTGGCGCTTGTGTGGATGACAACATCCATACCTCTTATGGCATCCACCTTTTCGTAATCTATTTCCGGAAACACTATCTGTTCGGAAATACCAAAGGCATAGTTTCCTCTCCCGTCAAAGGATCTGGGGTTTAGTCCTTTAAAATCTTTTACTCTTGGAAGAGCTATGGATATGAGTTTGTCTAAAAAGTCCCACATTCTCTCCTTTCTGAGAGTGACTTTAAGACCTACGGGCATACCCTTCCTTAACTTAAAACCAGCTTCGGACTTTTTGGCTCTTCTCACCGCGGGATGCTGACCGGTTATGAGCTTTATATCCTCCATTGCTCTTTCTAAA
This region of Hydrogenobacter sp. genomic DNA includes:
- the rpsH gene encoding 30S ribosomal protein S8, with translation MDSIADMFSAIKNAISRRRDYVDVPSSKMKEAILELLKKEGYIKDWERLQGEGYTKGTQYILRVHLKYLDPRKQQSAVRELLRVSKPGRRVYTPKHAIRYVQKGLGIAILSTDAGVLTDHQARKLGKGGEVIAYVW
- a CDS encoding type Z 30S ribosomal protein S14, translated to MARKAKVAKDIKHFPKYDVRHKNRCPVCGRPRGFIRYFSMCRLCFRELALKGELPGVRKASW
- the rplE gene encoding 50S ribosomal protein L5, yielding MSVEIKYVPRLYVKYRDEVVPKLVNRFGYKNPMEVPKIVKIVVNMGVGEAVQDIKHLERAMEDIKLITGQHPAVRRAKKSEAGFKLRKGMPVGLKVTLRKERMWDFLDKLISIALPRVKDFKGLNPRSFDGRGNYAFGISEQIVFPEIDYEKVDAIRGMDVVIHTSAKTDEEALWLLSLLGLPIRSS